One Trueperaceae bacterium genomic window, AGCAAAAACCCCAATAATCTTACTGAAGAAAGCTTTTGAAGCAGCTGTCGAGGCAGCTTTACCTTCTCGGGTTTTGCCAGGTCACCTTCCTCCTTACCCTGACGGGAGGCTCATAGTGATAGGTGCTGGCAAGGCTGCTGCCTCTATGGCCCAGGTTGTTGAAAGGCACTACGAAGCTCCTTTGGAAGGGGTAGTCGTTACTCGTTATGGACATGCACTCGCAACTGAAAAGATTAAAGTGATAGAGGCCGGGCATCCTGTGCCAGATAAAGCTGGCCAGAAAGCTACAAAAGAGCTTCTTGATTCTCTACAAGGTCTGTCTAGACAAGATTTAGTATTGTTTCTTGTTTCAGGTGGAGGATCAGCGCTTTTGGTGGCACCGACCGGCATAACGTTTCAAGAAAAAAGTAAATTGACTAAAAACTTGCTAACCTGCGGCGCGGACATCTCTGAGATTAATTGTGTCCGCAAACATCTTTCCTTAGTTAAAGGTGGTCGACTCGCTGAAGCCGCGTATCCTGCGAAAATAATGACGTTAGCAATCTCAGATGTGGTTGGAGACAAACCTAGTGTCATTGCCTCAGGTCCTACCGTTCCTGACCCAAGTACCTATAGTGATGCGTTAGAGATATTGGATCGATACCACATCGTATCTCGAGGTGCTAGAAAGCACTTTGAGCTAGGGATGTTAGGGCAGATAAGTGACACCCCTAAACCCGGAGCATTTCCAGAGAATCGCGTTGCAATGAAGGTCGTAGCAACAAACCAAACAAGCTTAGAGGCTGCCGCAAAGGTCTTTGCGGAGGCTGGGATAGAAGCCCACATCTTGAGCTCCAACATTACGGGTGAAGCTCGGGTAGCTGGTACAGAGCAAGCTGCAATAGTTAGAAGGATAATAGAGAAATCTTTACCCTTACGGGCTCCGTGTGTGCTTTTATCCGGTGGGGAGACAACGGTTACTGTAAGTCACCAAGGACGTGGCGGGCCCAATGGGGAATTTGCTCTAGCCCTAGCTCTAGGCTTACCTCAAGATCTCCCTCTATACGCGTTAATCGCAGATAGTGATGGCATTGATGGTAGTGAAAAAAATGCAGGTGCTTTCCTCACGCCAGCTCTATTTGATGTTGTTTCTCGCGAACGGGCCCTTTCTCTTCTCGAAAATAACAGCAGTTATGAATTTTTTGATCACGCGAAGCATCTTTTTTTTACCGGACCCACCCACACTAATGTTAACGACGTACGCATTGTTATGATTCTAGATAGTTGATTAGCCTGTCGACTAATTTTGGATTAGATCAATTGATAGTGTTGGGGATAGGGTTAAACTCTGAATGAAGTGAGTAAAGCAGAGTCGACCAGTGTAGTTTGCGCAAACTCAAAATATATCGAGCGAGCAGCTGAGATTCTGCTCGCTGGAGGATTGGTTGCTTTTCCAACAGAAACCGTTTACGGTCTTGGCGCCTTAGCCACGGATGATCAGGCAATTAGTCGACTTTTCTCAGCGAAAGGACGTCCAGCAGAACATCCTGTTATCGTCCACATCGGTAGTGTAGATGGTCTTGAGGGCTGGGGAAGGTCCATTACGCAGTCAGCCTACGATCTAGCTGAGGCATTTTGGCCTGGACCATTGACCTTAGTGGTTTCACGTTCTCCTGGGGTGTCGGACAAGGTAACAGGAGGTCAAGATACTGTTGGAGTTAGAGTTCCTTCCCACCCTGTCGCCCAGGACCTTTTGCGATCTGTCGGGGAAGCTATTGCCGCGCCTTCTGCTAATCGATTTGGGCGGATCAGCCCAACGTTAGCGCAGCATGTATTTGAAGACCTTGATGGGAAAATCGACCTTATTCTTGATTCAGGCGCTAGCAAACTTGGTTTGGAGTCTACTATTATTGATGTTAGGGGACCGCGACCGCGATTATTAAGACCAGGATTGATTTCTGCGGAAGATGTAATCGGTGTTTTAGGGACCAGACCTCTTCCGTATGATGGTGCGACTACGAGAGCTCCCGGGCTTCTTGCCCGGCATTACGCCCCAAATACCCCTGCTAGGCTGCTATCCCGTGAAGAAATCTTGATGTTAGAAAAAGGTAGCCGCGGCCTTGGGGTACTGTCCCGGGAGAACAGCCGAACGAGATTTCTTGGAGACTGGCGGGTTATGCCACAAGACCCAATCAACTACGGCGAACAACTCTACGCCAATCTTCGTAACTTGGATCGCGAAGGGATCGTAGAGATCTTAATTGAAAATGTCCCAGATGAAGCCGCATGGGCAGCGATATATGATCGTCTTGCACGCGCAACTAGGAGGTAAACCGTGACTAAGTCAAATCCACTAGCCGCCATTGTCATGGGGAGCTCGAGCGATTGGGAGACCATGTCGCGAGCTGACGATATTCTTGACATTTTAAAAGTACCTCACATTTGCCAAGTAATATCTGCGCATCGGACGCCAGACCGTATGGCTAAATTCGCATGCAGCGCAGAGAGTCGCGGAATTGCCGTGATAATTGCAGGGGCGGGTGGTGCAGCACATTTACCGGGCATGATCGCTGCGCACACGCACTTACCAATACTCGGAGTCCCGGTCAGCAGCCAGTCTCTGAACGGCTTGGACTCTCTTCTTTCTATAGTTCAAATGCCCCGAGGGATACCAGTCGGGTCACTTGCTATCGGTAAGCCTGGTGCAGAGAATGCAGCTCTCCTTGCAGTCTCCATACTTGCTTTGACAAGGCCTGCGCTTCGGGATCGGCTTATTGCCTACCGGGGGAAGCAAACAAAAGAGTCGCTGGAAAGTGAACTCCCTAGTCAAAACTTCAGTCGCGATCTATGAAAGGCCGCGTTCTTCCTGGAGCTACGGTTGGGGTTTTTGGTGGCGGGCAGCTTGGGAGGATGTTAGGTTTTGTGGCTAAGAGAATGGGTTATCAGGTAGGAGTTTTTACGCCTGACGAAGGAGGACCTGCTTCTCAGATTGCGGATTGGACAGTAACGGCACAATACGAAGATCTAGACCGGATAGAGGCGTTCGCAAAGCGGACTGATGTAATTACAATGGAATTCGAAAATGTCCCCGGCGCGTCTCTTCGGCATGCTAGTCAGTATGCGCCGGTGTTGCCGGATCCTTCTGTTCAGGAAATAGCTCAGCATAGGATTAGAGAAAAGACCTTTCTTGCGAAGAACAGTTTTCCCATAGCTGCAAATGTTTCAGTAGTAACCGACGAAGAATTGGTTGCTGGTGGCAGGTTCGTTGGTTTTCCGGCTGTACTTAAAACTGCTGGATTTGGTTACGATGGGAAAGGACAACGTTATGTGGAAAACGCAGAAGAGCTTCAATCAGCGTGGGGATCCCTTGGCCAAAGTCCGGTCGTTTTAGAAGCTTGGATTAAGCATGAAATGGAAATCTCAATAGTAATCGCTCGAGACTCCTTAGGAAGGTCCGTGGTTTATCCCCCGATTGAAAATAGGCATCATAATCACATCTTGGATTTATCGTTAGCGCCAGCGTTAATCGATAAACGAATTAAGCAGGAAGCGATTAGTCAGGCCTTAGCCCTTGCAGAGGCATTAGAACTGGTTGGGGTGATGGCCATAGAGTTTTTTTTGACACAAAGTGGAGATTTGCTGATTAATGAGATCGCGCCGAGGCCGCATAACTCAGGACATCTCACTATTGAGGCTACGGTTTGCAGTCAGTTTGAACAACAACTTCGGGCAGTATGTGGACTTCCGCTAGGCGACACAACCCTGCTGCAACCGGCAGTAACAGGGAATCTTTTGGGAGATTTGTGGGCTTCCGGTGAACCAAATTGGTCGGCAGCAGCTGAAATTAGGGAGGTTTCCATACACCTCTATGGCAAGGGGGTCGCTAGGATAGGGCGTAAAATGGGCCATTTAACGGCACTACATTACGATCGCAACGAAGCAGAACGTAAGGTGATTGCTGCTCGAAATGTGCTTGTAAAGCCTTGACAATTCAATTTTTAGCTTGATGTTCCGTTTTCAATAAACTTGTTCGAGACAATATTTTTCGCGTCTTGTTTCTAGCGGTTTATTGAAGGAGCTGCCCAAATTTTGTTCCGAGCTAATTATTCCTCCTAGACAGTATGAACCAAGCAACTTGATTTTTGTCTGTCTGCCTTGCTACTATAGGCAGGTTTGTGGTCCCCCCCCGGCTCGCAGCGATGAGTTAGGGGGCAGATTTGCGTCTGGAGCAGGTCGTTTTTGACCCTCAACCACAAAATATTTTATGCGTCGGTCGCTCTTGGTGAGCGATTCGGGAAAGAGAGTGGTTACGCTGCCAACTGTGAACCAGCTACTCCGCAAGGGGCGGAAAAGGCTTGCCAAAAAGACTAAGGTCCCAGCCCTAAAAGGGAGCCCGCACCGACGTGGGGTGTGTACTGTGGTTAAGACTCAGACACCTAAAAAGCCTAATTCAGCCTTACGAAAGATTGCTCGAGTTCGGTTATCGACAGGTTTTGAGGTAACGGCTTATATTCCTGGCGAAAAACACAACTTGCAGGAACACTCAGTCGTACTAATCAGAGGTGGTCGTATAAAGGATCTTCCCGGAGTCCGTTATCACATAGTCCGTGGTGCTTTAGATGCCCAGGGCGTTGAGATTGGTCGCTTCGTGCAAAGAAATCAGGCTCGTAGCAAATATGGGACAAAGAAGCCGAGAGGATGAGGACATAAATGGCGCGTAGAAGAAGGGCCGAGATCCGCAAGCTTGAGGCTGATCTGGTCTATGGGGACACTACAGTTACGGCATTTATTAACAAGTTGATGCGTAGCGGGAAAAAGAATCTTGCTAGTAGAGTATTTTATGGTGCCTGTCGACTGATCCAGGAACGTAGCGGTCAGGAACCATTAAAGGTGTTCCGGCAGGCTTTAGATAATGTTAGGCCCAGGATTGAAGTAAAGAGTCGTCGAGTCGGTGGTGCAACTTACCAAGTTCCTGTTGAAGTTGGGCCCCGAAGAGCCCAGTCTCTATCGTTAAGGTGGCTTGTTGCTGCGTCAGATACCCGACCAGAACGAACCGCGGTCGAGCGAGTCGCTGGAGAAATTCTGGATGCCTCAGGAAGTCGTGGAGGAGCAGTTAAAAAACGTGAAGATATCGAGCGGATGGCGGAGGCCAATAGGGCCTATTCGCACTACCGCTGGTAAGGAGAACCAAGCTGCCTGTCCCTAAGCGTTTAGGGCGGACAGGTATTTTTTTGGGAGTTGCTTATGCCAACGCAAATTGAGATAGATCTGAGCAAGACCCGAAACATCGGGATAGCAGCGCATATAGATGCTGGTAAAACCACACTGACTGAAAGGATTCTTTATTTCACAGGAAAGATCCATAAGGTTGGGGAAACTCATGACGGCGCTTCTCAAATGGACTGGATGGCCCAAGAAAAAGAGCGCGGTATCACAATTACTTCAGCAGTAACAGAAGCCTTCTGGGGTGATACCAGGATTAACATTATTGACACTCCGGGGCACGTTGATTTCACCATGGAAGTAGAGCGGTCCATGCGTGTCCTAGATGCAGCTGTGGCGGTGTTTGATGCAAGTCAAGGGGTTGAGCCCCAGTCTGAGACTGTCTGGCGTCAGGCTGATAAGTATCAGGTCCCTCGCGTCGCATTCGCTAACAAGATGGATAAGACCGGAGCTGATTTCCAACTCGTTCTCGATTCTATGGAAGAGCGACTCGGGGCCAATGCAGTTCCAATACATTGGCCGCTTGGGGCAGAAGATGAATTCGCTGGTTTGATTGATTTGGTCGAGAGGAAGGCCTATTTATACAATGACGATTTAGGTGAAGACATTGTTATTAGTGAAGTCCCAGCTGAGTACGCCGAGGTAGCTGAGGAAAAACGCTTGTTAATGGTTGAGAAACTTGCCGATATTGATGACGAGATAGCACTTTTATTTTTAGAAGGCGAAGAAGTTCCGAGCGAGCTTATTCATGCAGCTATACGTAAAGGGACTATCGAGCTTGAGATTTTTCCTGTTCTTGCTGGTTCAGCCCTCAAAAACAAGGGCGTACAGCGCGTTTTGGATGCCGTTGCGCTTTACCTACCGAGTCCGCTTGATGTTCCAGCCATTCAGGGTGTAGTGCCTGACACTTTGGCCGAAGAGACCCGCGTAGCCGAAGAGGATGGGCCAACCGCTGCCCTTGCTTTTAAGATCATGACTGATCCCTATGTCGGGCGCGTCA contains:
- a CDS encoding 30S ribosomal protein S7 codes for the protein MARRRRAEIRKLEADLVYGDTTVTAFINKLMRSGKKNLASRVFYGACRLIQERSGQEPLKVFRQALDNVRPRIEVKSRRVGGATYQVPVEVGPRRAQSLSLRWLVAASDTRPERTAVERVAGEILDASGSRGGAVKKREDIERMAEANRAYSHYRW
- a CDS encoding threonylcarbamoyl-AMP synthase, yielding MERAAEILLAGGLVAFPTETVYGLGALATDDQAISRLFSAKGRPAEHPVIVHIGSVDGLEGWGRSITQSAYDLAEAFWPGPLTLVVSRSPGVSDKVTGGQDTVGVRVPSHPVAQDLLRSVGEAIAAPSANRFGRISPTLAQHVFEDLDGKIDLILDSGASKLGLESTIIDVRGPRPRLLRPGLISAEDVIGVLGTRPLPYDGATTRAPGLLARHYAPNTPARLLSREEILMLEKGSRGLGVLSRENSRTRFLGDWRVMPQDPINYGEQLYANLRNLDREGIVEILIENVPDEAAWAAIYDRLARATRR
- a CDS encoding 30S ribosomal protein S12: MPTVNQLLRKGRKRLAKKTKVPALKGSPHRRGVCTVVKTQTPKKPNSALRKIARVRLSTGFEVTAYIPGEKHNLQEHSVVLIRGGRIKDLPGVRYHIVRGALDAQGVEIGRFVQRNQARSKYGTKKPRG
- a CDS encoding 5-(carboxyamino)imidazole ribonucleotide synthase; protein product: MKGRVLPGATVGVFGGGQLGRMLGFVAKRMGYQVGVFTPDEGGPASQIADWTVTAQYEDLDRIEAFAKRTDVITMEFENVPGASLRHASQYAPVLPDPSVQEIAQHRIREKTFLAKNSFPIAANVSVVTDEELVAGGRFVGFPAVLKTAGFGYDGKGQRYVENAEELQSAWGSLGQSPVVLEAWIKHEMEISIVIARDSLGRSVVYPPIENRHHNHILDLSLAPALIDKRIKQEAISQALALAEALELVGVMAIEFFLTQSGDLLINEIAPRPHNSGHLTIEATVCSQFEQQLRAVCGLPLGDTTLLQPAVTGNLLGDLWASGEPNWSAAAEIREVSIHLYGKGVARIGRKMGHLTALHYDRNEAERKVIAARNVLVKP
- the purE gene encoding 5-(carboxyamino)imidazole ribonucleotide mutase translates to MGSSSDWETMSRADDILDILKVPHICQVISAHRTPDRMAKFACSAESRGIAVIIAGAGGAAHLPGMIAAHTHLPILGVPVSSQSLNGLDSLLSIVQMPRGIPVGSLAIGKPGAENAALLAVSILALTRPALRDRLIAYRGKQTKESLESELPSQNFSRDL
- a CDS encoding glycerate kinase yields the protein MEAKTPIILLKKAFEAAVEAALPSRVLPGHLPPYPDGRLIVIGAGKAAASMAQVVERHYEAPLEGVVVTRYGHALATEKIKVIEAGHPVPDKAGQKATKELLDSLQGLSRQDLVLFLVSGGGSALLVAPTGITFQEKSKLTKNLLTCGADISEINCVRKHLSLVKGGRLAEAAYPAKIMTLAISDVVGDKPSVIASGPTVPDPSTYSDALEILDRYHIVSRGARKHFELGMLGQISDTPKPGAFPENRVAMKVVATNQTSLEAAAKVFAEAGIEAHILSSNITGEARVAGTEQAAIVRRIIEKSLPLRAPCVLLSGGETTVTVSHQGRGGPNGEFALALALGLPQDLPLYALIADSDGIDGSEKNAGAFLTPALFDVVSRERALSLLENNSSYEFFDHAKHLFFTGPTHTNVNDVRIVMILDS